The Comamonas testosteroni genome contains the following window.
GGATGCGCGCATTCCGGTCTGGGTGCCAGCGAGCGGCGATTCGCCCGCGCACAGCGCCGAGCTGGCAGGCCATGTCTATCGTCCCCGGGGTCTCGGCCCCTGGGGGCTGATCGTGCTCAGCCATGGCACGCCCAGCGGCCAGGAGGCGCGCGAAGCCATGACCGATCGCTACGGCCCGCAGGCGCGCGAAGCCATGACCGATCGCTACGGCCCGCAGGCGCGCGCTCTGGCCGAGCTGGGCTATGTGGTGGTCACGGGTTTGCGTCGCGGCTATGGGGCATCGGACGGTCCTCTGGCCGACCGTTACGGCAGCTGCGATGCCCCCGACTACGCCCATGCGGCTCAGGAGGCCGCGCGCGATGTGGCGGCCATCATGACTTACGGGCAAAAGCTGCCCGATGTCGATGGCTCGCATGTGCTGCTGCTGGGCAAGTCCGCCGGCGGCTTTGCGTCGCTGGCTCTGGCGGCGCAGCAGCCCGCGGGTCTGCGCGGCGTCGTCAACTTTGCCGGCGGCCGGGGCTCACAGCCGCAGATGCGTGAGAAAGCCGCGGTTTGCGGCGAGGCGCAACTGCTCAAGACCGTGGCCGGCTTTGCCGCCACCAGCCGTGTACCCCAGCTGTGGATCTATGCCGAGAACGATAGCTACTTTCGCCCGCCGCTGGTGCGCAAGATGGCTGAAAGCTATCTGGCCGCAGGCCAGAACCTGAAACTGGTGTTTGCTCCATCCAGCGGCGCGGAGGGACACCAGTTCTTTGACCGTGCAGCCAATATCGGGCAATGGTTGCCGCAGGTCCGTGAATTCCTGATGCTGCAGCTGCCGGGTACGGCGGCTGCGCAACTGCAAAGCCCTAACTCACTGGGAGACAAGCCATG
Protein-coding sequences here:
- a CDS encoding alpha/beta hydrolase family protein; translation: MSRRHFLTCLPPVLLSAALAMPVVGAAEPAVQRMDARIPVWVPASGDSPAHSAELAGHVYRPRGLGPWGLIVLSHGTPSGQEAREAMTDRYGPQAREAMTDRYGPQARALAELGYVVVTGLRRGYGASDGPLADRYGSCDAPDYAHAAQEAARDVAAIMTYGQKLPDVDGSHVLLLGKSAGGFASLALAAQQPAGLRGVVNFAGGRGSQPQMREKAAVCGEAQLLKTVAGFAATSRVPQLWIYAENDSYFRPPLVRKMAESYLAAGQNLKLVFAPSSGAEGHQFFDRAANIGQWLPQVREFLMLQLPGTAAAQLQSPNSLGDKP